The Deltaproteobacteria bacterium DNA segment GGTTGATCACGCGGCGATAGAGGTCGTTGAGGTCCGAGGTGGCAAAGCGGCCGCCGTCGAGCGGCACCAGCGGGCGCAGATCGGGTGGAATCACGGGGATGCTCTCCATGATCATCCACTCCGGCCGATTGCCCGATTGCTTGAAGGCGGTCATGACCTTCAGGCGCTTGGCGATCTTCTTGCGTTTGGCCTCGCTGGTGGCCTCGCGCATCTCGATGCGCAGCTCGTCGGACACGGGTTCGACGTCGATGTCCTTGAGCAGCTTGCGAATGGCCTCGGCCCCCATCTCGGCCTCGAAGCCCTCGCCGAATTCCTCGCGGGCCTTGCGGTAACGTTGCTCGCTGAGCAGCTCCTTATATTGCAGTGGGGTCTTGCCCGGCTGCGTCACAACGTAGCATTCGAAATAGAGGACCTTCTCGAGTTCCTTCAGAGTCATGTCGAGCAAGGTACCGATGCGGCTGGGCAGGCTCTTGAGAAACCAGATGTGCGCCACCGGCGTGGCCAGGTCGATGTGACCCATGCGCTCGCGGCGCACCTTGGACTGGATCACCTCGACGCCGCACTTCTCGCACACCACGCCGCGATGGCGCATGCGCTTGTACTTGCCGCAGTTGCACTCGTAATCCTTGGTCGGCCCGAAGATCTTGGCGCAGAACAGACCATCGCGCTCGGGCTTGAAGGTGCGGTAATTGATGGTCTCCGGCTTGCGCACTTCACCGTGCGACCACGAGCGGATCCGATCGGGTGAGGCCAGAGCGATGCGCAGCGCGTTGAAGCTGAGCGGATTCTTCGGTTTCTCGAAGAGGGTGAAGAGATCTTCCATGGTTACTCTCCTCCGTGCATCCCAGGTCGTCGTTACGACGCCTGCGCCGGCTTCTCCTCGACCAACTCGACATCGAGCGCTAGGCTTTGCAGCTCCTTCACCATGACGTTGAAGGATTCCGGCAAGCCGGGCTCGAGTACGTTCTCGCCCTTGACGATCGCCTCGTACATGCGCGTGCGTCCGGCCACGTCGTCCGACTTGACCGTGAGCATTTCCTGCAGCGTATAGGCGGCGCCGTAGGATTCGAGCGCCCACACCTCCATCTCGCCCAGCCGCTGACCGCCGAACTGCGCCTTGCCGCCCAGGGGCTGCTGCGTGACCAGCGAGTAGGGTCCGGTCGAACGGGCGTGGATCTTGTCGTCCACCAGGTGATGGAGCTTCATCATGTACATGACGCCAACGGTCACCGGCTGATCGAAGGCTTCGCCGGTACGCCCGTCGCGCAGGCGGGCTTGCGCGGTTTCCGGCAAGCCCGCGCGGCTGAGCAAGCTGAAGATCTCGTTTTCGGAGGCGCCATCAAACACCGGCGAGGCCACATGGACCCCGCGGCGCGACTTCTGCGCCAGCTTGATCACGTCCTCGTCCTTCACGCCGTCGACGAAATCGCCGAACTCCTTGCCGTAGACTTCTTTCAGTCTGCGGCGCAGAGCGCCGACGCTGGCCGTACCGTCCTCCAACTCGTCGCGGATTTGTGCCCCCAGGCTCAGCGCCGCCCAGCCCAAGTGGGTTTCGAGGATCTGGCCGACGTTCATACGCGAGGGGACACCGAGCGGGTTGAGCACAATGTCGATCGGTGTGCCCTCTTCCAGGTAGGGCATGTCCTCTTCCGGCAAGACGCGCGACAGCACTCCCTTGTTGCCGTGCCGGCCCGCCATCTTGTCGCCGACTTGTAGCTTGCGTTTGATGGCGACGAACACCTTGACCATCTTGATCACGCCCGGGGGCAGTTCATCGCCGGCCTTGAGGCGATCGATCTTCTCCTGGAAGGCCATGCGAATCAGCGAGATCTGCTCCTGCATCGCCTCCGCGACGCGGCCGAGTTCTTCTTCTGCCTTCTCGTCACCGATCTTGATTTCGCCCCACAGCGAGGTTGGGATCTCGTCGAGATCCTCGGCCGCAATCGTATGCCCCTTCTGCAGCAGCACCTTGCGCTGATCATCCGCCAGCCGCCCCGTGGTGGTCTTGCCGACGATCAGCTTCTTCACCTTGCGCATGGTGGATTCTTTGATGATGCGCTGCTCGTCCTGTTGATCCTTCTTCAGCTTGGCGGCCTGTTCTTCTTCGATCAGGCGACTGCGCTCATCCTTGGAGACGCCCTTGCGTGAGAACACGCGGGCGTTGATGACGATGCCCTCCACGCCCGGCGGCACCTTCAGCGAGGTATCGCGCACCTCGCCGGCCTTTTCGCCGAAGATGGCGCGCAACAGCTTCTCTTCGGGTGAGAGCTGGGTCTCACCTTTGGGCGTGATCTTGCCGACCAGGATATCGCCCGGGCGCACCTCGGCCCCGATGCGGATGATGCCGCTCTCATCGAGGTCCTTCAGTGCTTCCTCGCCCACGTTGGGAATGTCGCGGGTTATCTCTTCCGGCCCCAACTTCGTGTCACGGGCGACGCACTCGAACTCCTCGATGTGCACGGAGGTGAAGTAATCGTCCTTCACCACCCGCTCGCTGATGAGGATGGCGTCCTCGAAGTTGTAGCCGCCCCAGGGCATGAAGGCCACGCGGATGTTGCGGCCGAGGGCGAGTTCGCCCATTTCGGTCGAGGCCCCGTCGGCGATCACGTCGCCGGCGCTGACGCGATCGCCGTCCAAGACGATCGGCCGCTGATTGATGCAGGTGTTCTGGTTGGAGCGCTGGTACTTGACGAGATTATAGATATCCACGCCGGCGTCACGCCCGGAGCCGCTGGGCTTGTCCGCCTTCACCACGATGCGAGTGGCATCGACGCTCTCGACCACCCCGTCACGCTTGGCCACCACGGTGACGCCGGAATCGCGGGCAACGACCTTTTCCATGCCGGTACCGACCAGCGGGGCATCCGTGCGCAGCAGCGGCACGGCTTGCCTTTGCATGTTCGAGCCCATCAGGGCGCGGTTGGCGTCGTCGTTTTCGAGGAACGGGATCAGCGATGCGGCCACGCTCACCAACTGGTTTGGCGACACGTCCATGTACTCGACTTGTTCCGGCCGCACCATGGTGAACTCGCCGCCGATGCGCGCCGACACCAAGTCCGCGCTGAAGTGCCCGCGGGCATCGATCGGCGCGTTGGCCTGGGCGATCACGTGCTCCTCCTCCTCCAGCGCCGAGAGGTAGCGGATGCGTTCACTCACGCGTCCGTTCTCGACTTCGCGATAGGGGGTCTCGACGAAGCCGAATTCGTTGACTCGCGCGTAGGTGGAAAGCGATGCGATCAGGCCGATGTTCGGGCCTTCGGGGGTTTCGATCGGGCAGACGCGGCCGTAATGGGTCGGGTGCACGTCGCGCACCTCGAACCCGGCGCGCTCGCGGGTCAAACCACCGGGACCGAGAGCGGAGAGGCGCCGCTTGTGGGTGATCTCGGACAGCGGGTTGGTTTGGTCCATGAACTGGGACAGCTGGCTGGAGCCGAAGAACTCCTTGACCACTGCGGACACCGGCTTGTAGTTGATCAGCTCCTGCGGCATCAGTGTCTCGATGTCTTGCAGGCTCATGCGTTCTTTGATGGCGCGCTCCATGCGCACCAAGCCGATGCGGTACTGATTCTCGACCAGTTCGCCCACCGCGCGCACGCGCCGGTTGCCGAGGTGGTCGATATCGTCGATGGTACCGTTGCCGTTCTTCAGCTCGATCAGGTAGCGCACTACCTCGAGGATGTCTTCG contains these protein-coding regions:
- the rpoB gene encoding DNA-directed RNA polymerase subunit beta, with the translated sequence MSSQIPNNLRFRRNFGKIKKIVDIPNLIEIQKRSYEEFLQRNVPPSERQDHGLQGVFKSVFPIKDFNETASLEFVSYSLGEPKYSVDECHERGMTFAAPHKVTIQLVIWEVDPQTGARSIKNVKEQEVYFGEIPLMTENGTFMINGTERVIVSQLHRSPGVFFDHDKGKTHASGKLLYSARIIPYRGSWIDFEFDPRDILYVRIDRRRKFHATVLLRALGMTAEDLLNYFYKSDTVLFDGRKIAKVFKADQLLNVKATRDIRGANNELIVKEGRKITKGALKQMEAAGVSEIPITLEELIGRVAAHDVADPKTGEVLIECNQELTTDRFDRLRERGITEIQVLFLDDSHIGPPLRDTLLQDKISSPEEAIVEIYKRLRPGDPPTIETATTFFNNLFFNPERYDLSRVGRLKLNHKLKLGVPLDQGTLRREDILEVVRYLIELKNGNGTIDDIDHLGNRRVRAVGELVENQYRIGLVRMERAIKERMSLQDIETLMPQELINYKPVSAVVKEFFGSSQLSQFMDQTNPLSEITHKRRLSALGPGGLTRERAGFEVRDVHPTHYGRVCPIETPEGPNIGLIASLSTYARVNEFGFVETPYREVENGRVSERIRYLSALEEEEHVIAQANAPIDARGHFSADLVSARIGGEFTMVRPEQVEYMDVSPNQLVSVAASLIPFLENDDANRALMGSNMQRQAVPLLRTDAPLVGTGMEKVVARDSGVTVVAKRDGVVESVDATRIVVKADKPSGSGRDAGVDIYNLVKYQRSNQNTCINQRPIVLDGDRVSAGDVIADGASTEMGELALGRNIRVAFMPWGGYNFEDAILISERVVKDDYFTSVHIEEFECVARDTKLGPEEITRDIPNVGEEALKDLDESGIIRIGAEVRPGDILVGKITPKGETQLSPEEKLLRAIFGEKAGEVRDTSLKVPPGVEGIVINARVFSRKGVSKDERSRLIEEEQAAKLKKDQQDEQRIIKESTMRKVKKLIVGKTTTGRLADDQRKVLLQKGHTIAAEDLDEIPTSLWGEIKIGDEKAEEELGRVAEAMQEQISLIRMAFQEKIDRLKAGDELPPGVIKMVKVFVAIKRKLQVGDKMAGRHGNKGVLSRVLPEEDMPYLEEGTPIDIVLNPLGVPSRMNVGQILETHLGWAALSLGAQIRDELEDGTASVGALRRRLKEVYGKEFGDFVDGVKDEDVIKLAQKSRRGVHVASPVFDGASENEIFSLLSRAGLPETAQARLRDGRTGEAFDQPVTVGVMYMMKLHHLVDDKIHARSTGPYSLVTQQPLGGKAQFGGQRLGEMEVWALESYGAAYTLQEMLTVKSDDVAGRTRMYEAIVKGENVLEPGLPESFNVMVKELQSLALDVELVEEKPAQAS